The following is a genomic window from Actinomadura rubteroloni.
CGCAGTTGCCCCAGCCCGACGTCCTGCCGTTGCCGCCGAAGCGGACGCAGACGTTCTTCGCCGCCACGTACACCGGTCCCGCGTACCAGGCGTAGGACCCGCTGTCGGTGACCTGGCTCCCGCCCTGTTTCTGGAGCCACACCGACACCGGCGACTTCTTGCCGACGCTCGACGTCTTCATCGTCACGGCGCAGTTCTTGCCCGTCGCGCTGCTGTAGAGCAGGTACGCGGTGCCGCCGGAGACGGCCATCGTCCGCAGGACGCCGTACCCGGAACCGCACGCCTGCCGCGCCGTGTACTTGTTGGGCGGTTCGGGCGCCGGACGGGACCCGCCCCCGCCGCCCCCGCCGGTCGCGGTCGCCGACGGCCTGCCGCCCGGCCCGCGCTTCGGCTTCTTCCCGTCCGGCGTGCGCGGGCCGTCGCTCGGCCGCGCCTTCGGGGTGCGTCCGGCGGCGGTCGGACGCGTCGTCGCGCGTCCGGCCCCGGTCGCGGTCGCCGCGGAGCCGCCGGTGGCCTGCCCGTCCTGGGAGGTCGCGGCGCTCGGCCCGCCCTCGTCGCCGCCGCGTCCGGTCGCGGCCCAGACCGCGCCGCCCGCGAGCACCGCCGCGACCGCGGCGCCTGCGAAGACGGGGGCCAGCCGGACGATTTTGCGCCGTCCCGCACCCGTGGCCGGAACCGGACCCGGCGGCCCCGGACGCGTCGCCGGGTCCGTCACGCCCGGCAGCGCCCCGCCGGACGGCACGGCGGCGGGCGGTTCCGGCGGCGCGAACGGGAACGGCGGTGGCGGAGCGGGCACGTCGTTGCCGCTGGCCGCGCCGACCAGCCGCTCCTGCGCCTCCCGCGCGGACGGCCGCCGCTCCGGCTCCTTGGCCAGGCACGCCGTGACGACCGAGCGCAGCGGCTCGGGCAGCGCGCCGAGGTCCGGTTCGCCGGTGAGGATGCGGTGCATCACGGCGGCCAGGTCGTCGTTCCCGAACGCCGGACGCCCGTTCGCCGCGAACACCATCGTGGTGCCCCAGGCGAACATGTCGGCGGCCGGGCCGACCGGCGCGCCGGTGAAGTGCTCGGGCGCCATGTAGGCGGGCGTGCCGACGTTCTGGGTCTCCCCGGCCGCGCCGAGCGCCCGCGCGACGCCGAAGTCGATGACGCGGGGACCGTCCGGGCCCATCATCACGTTGTGCGGCTTGAGGTCGCGGTGGACGATCCCCGCCTGGTGGATCGCGGTGAGCGCGGTCAGCGTGCTGATCGCGAGACGCTCCAGGGCGCCGCCCGAACGCGGCCCGTCCTGCTGGACGAGCCGGTGCAGCGACTGCCCGGGGACGTACTCGCTGACGATGTAGGGCTGGTCGCCCGCGACGTCGGCGTCCAGGACCTGCGCGGTGCAGAACCGCGCGACCCGCTTGGCGACCGCCAGTTCCCGGACGAACCGCGATCGCGCCGTGTCGTCCCCGCTGAGGTCGGCGTGCAGGAGCTTGACGGCCACGTAGTCGCCGTCCGTCGCCCCCGCGCGGCGGCCGAGGAAGACGGCGCCCTGACCGCCCTCGCCGAGCCGTCCGAGCACCTCGTAGCCGCCCAGGCGCCCGGGGTCGCCGGCCCGCAGCGGGTGGGCGTCGGGCATGGTCCTGTCCGTCACTCCGCTCACTTCCATCGTCACCGGGGTCCCGGCCAGACTAGTGGGCCCGCGGACGGGGAACGCACCGGAAACGGGATGAACAGCACGAAAAGCCCCCGCAAGGAGTGCCTTGCGGGGGCTGTGAACGTGGTCTCGTCGGGGTCAGATCAGACGGCGCCGGCGGCGCGCCGCTCGTGCGGCGCCTCCGTCCGGCGGTCGCCCGGCGGGGCCTCGTGCCCGTGCTGCCGTTCCATCCGCGCGGCGACCGCGAGGGCGCGCAGCGAATGGGACCTGACCTGCTTGCGCCCGGACTCGCGACGCGTCGGAATGCTGCTCGGCATGGGGGAACCTCCCGGTGCAGGCCGTTGGTGTCACCAGCCATAACTGCAAGATCGCAAGATGTATTCCCATGCATATGATTTGAAACGTCCCAACCGCGATCAGAGGTAGAGGCCCAGGTGGTCGGGGGTCGTGTCGAGGGTGTCGGGGAGGTCGGACGGGCGGAGCGTCACGACCTCGGCGGCGGCCGGGGCGTCGGCGGCGGTGAGGCGTTCGGACTGGCGGGCCGTCGCGGCGTCGAGCAGGTT
Proteins encoded in this region:
- a CDS encoding serine/threonine protein kinase, with translation MPDAHPLRAGDPGRLGGYEVLGRLGEGGQGAVFLGRRAGATDGDYVAVKLLHADLSGDDTARSRFVRELAVAKRVARFCTAQVLDADVAGDQPYIVSEYVPGQSLHRLVQQDGPRSGGALERLAISTLTALTAIHQAGIVHRDLKPHNVMMGPDGPRVIDFGVARALGAAGETQNVGTPAYMAPEHFTGAPVGPAADMFAWGTTMVFAANGRPAFGNDDLAAVMHRILTGEPDLGALPEPLRSVVTACLAKEPERRPSAREAQERLVGAASGNDVPAPPPPFPFAPPEPPAAVPSGGALPGVTDPATRPGPPGPVPATGAGRRKIVRLAPVFAGAAVAAVLAGGAVWAATGRGGDEGGPSAATSQDGQATGGSAATATGAGRATTRPTAAGRTPKARPSDGPRTPDGKKPKRGPGGRPSATATGGGGGGGSRPAPEPPNKYTARQACGSGYGVLRTMAVSGGTAYLLYSSATGKNCAVTMKTSSVGKKSPVSVWLQKQGGSQVTDSGSYAWYAGPVYVAAKNVCVRFGGNGRTSGWGNCGS